Proteins encoded together in one Streptomyces sp. TLI_171 window:
- a CDS encoding carbohydrate ABC transporter permease has protein sequence MTADIMGAKPAPPLGPESVTPKKVRKARKTGENRVMTWVWNTVGLAIAVVMGFPIYWMVLTTFKTNKDLIAQDPTFWPSSFSFDSYKTIFDDTEFLPSLQNTVIITIGSVVLGLVVGFLAAVAVARFNFRGRNFFIVTMLVVQMVPLLAIIVPLFVVMNNANMTGSALGVILAYLVFTVPYVIWTLRSFIVNIPAELDEAAMVDGCTQWGAFFRVILPLTLPGLITTGVYSWIQAWNEFIVANTLLSTGGQRTAMGWLTFYSTTPTRGADYGAQMAGGLLVSLPVIILFVFFQKKVSAGLTAGAVKG, from the coding sequence ATGACCGCGGACATCATGGGGGCCAAGCCGGCCCCGCCGCTCGGCCCCGAGAGCGTCACGCCGAAGAAGGTCCGGAAGGCCCGCAAGACCGGTGAGAACCGGGTGATGACCTGGGTGTGGAACACCGTCGGCCTGGCGATCGCCGTGGTGATGGGCTTCCCGATCTACTGGATGGTCCTCACCACCTTCAAGACCAACAAGGACCTGATCGCCCAGGACCCGACGTTCTGGCCGAGCTCGTTCTCGTTCGACAGCTACAAGACCATCTTCGACGACACCGAGTTCCTGCCCTCGCTGCAGAACACCGTGATCATCACCATCGGCTCGGTGGTGCTCGGCCTGGTGGTCGGCTTCCTCGCCGCCGTCGCGGTGGCCCGGTTCAACTTCCGCGGCCGGAACTTCTTCATCGTCACCATGCTGGTGGTCCAGATGGTGCCGCTGCTGGCGATCATCGTCCCGCTGTTCGTGGTGATGAACAACGCCAACATGACCGGCTCCGCGCTCGGCGTGATCCTGGCGTACCTGGTCTTCACCGTGCCGTACGTGATCTGGACGCTGCGCTCGTTCATCGTGAACATCCCGGCGGAGCTCGACGAGGCCGCGATGGTCGACGGCTGCACCCAGTGGGGCGCGTTCTTCCGCGTCATCCTGCCGCTCACCCTGCCCGGCCTGATCACCACCGGCGTCTACAGCTGGATCCAGGCCTGGAACGAGTTCATCGTCGCGAACACCCTGCTCTCCACCGGTGGACAGCGCACCGCGATGGGCTGGCTGACGTTCTACTCCACCACCCCCACCCGCGGCGCCGACTACGGCGCGCAGATGGCCGGCGGTCTGCTGGTGTCGCTGCCCGTGATCATCCTGTTCGTGTTCTTCCAGAAGAAGGTGTCGGCGGGTCTCACCGCCGGTGCGGTCAAGGGCTAG